One window from the genome of Candidatus Didemnitutus sp. encodes:
- a CDS encoding tetratricopeptide repeat protein codes for MSNVPSATPPHDPANPPPPAGADAFAADVQTFWEKNRSFVLVLVAAVLLGLIGREGWQWFQTSHEQSVQEEYVKAGDNVGSLAKFAAANKGHALAGVALLRVADDNYTKNDFKSAAANYTQATETLASDALKSRAKLGAAMSQIAGGDRTAGEAALKAISADTKAVAATRAEAAYHLAVLLKDAGRADDARKAIEDVKKIEANGLWAQRAFALSAQLDAGKPAAPATTAAPTVEFKPKG; via the coding sequence ATGAGCAACGTCCCTTCCGCCACTCCCCCGCATGACCCGGCCAACCCGCCGCCGCCCGCCGGCGCCGATGCTTTCGCCGCCGACGTGCAGACCTTCTGGGAGAAGAACCGCTCGTTCGTCCTCGTCCTCGTCGCCGCTGTGCTGCTCGGCCTGATCGGCCGCGAAGGCTGGCAATGGTTCCAGACGTCGCACGAACAGAGCGTGCAGGAGGAATACGTGAAGGCGGGCGACAATGTCGGCTCGCTCGCGAAGTTCGCGGCCGCGAACAAGGGCCACGCGCTCGCCGGCGTCGCGTTGCTGCGCGTCGCGGACGACAACTACACGAAGAACGATTTCAAGTCCGCCGCCGCCAACTATACCCAGGCGACCGAGACGCTCGCGAGCGACGCGCTGAAATCGCGCGCCAAGCTCGGCGCCGCCATGAGCCAGATCGCCGGCGGCGATCGCACCGCCGGCGAGGCGGCGCTCAAGGCCATCAGCGCGGACACCAAAGCCGTCGCCGCGACCCGCGCCGAAGCCGCCTATCATCTCGCCGTGCTCCTGAAGGACGCCGGTCGCGCCGACGATGCCAGGAAGGCCATCGAGGACGTGAAGAAGATCGAGGCTAACGGCCTCTGGGCGCAGCGTGCGTTCGCGCTCAGCGCGCAGCTCGATGCCGGCAAACCCGCCGCTCCCGCCACGACCGCCGCGCCGACGGTGGAGTTCAAGCCGAAGGGCTGA
- a CDS encoding PEP-CTERM sorting domain-containing protein, translated as MSPVSFFRRTLALSTALMAISTSAQTALLTYSFTGNTASPTTVDSNLTGSAMSSLVGLTVSNSSPVSSGYTGASGSYYGAGGNGWGSTGNYFELTITPAAGQTVTITTLSFGYKESSTSGPTAFTLKSSADNYGSAIATGSFVTADTNWHATGSTSITLSAFSSATTLRIYATGAANNTPTLKIDDLIISGSTSASAVPEPSTYAALAGACALGGVMWHRRRQRVLALKN; from the coding sequence ATGTCCCCCGTTTCGTTTTTCCGCCGCACGCTCGCACTCAGCACAGCTTTGATGGCAATTTCCACCAGCGCGCAAACGGCTCTATTGACCTACTCGTTCACGGGAAACACTGCGTCACCGACAACAGTAGATTCTAATCTCACAGGCAGTGCCATGAGTTCGTTGGTGGGTTTGACAGTGAGCAATTCTAGCCCCGTATCATCTGGCTATACAGGAGCATCCGGTAGCTACTACGGCGCTGGCGGCAACGGATGGGGTAGCACAGGGAATTATTTCGAACTGACCATAACTCCGGCTGCCGGACAAACTGTGACCATAACCACTTTATCGTTCGGATACAAAGAAAGCAGCACCTCTGGTCCTACTGCTTTCACTCTCAAGTCTAGTGCCGATAATTACGGGAGCGCGATTGCCACAGGCTCGTTCGTTACAGCTGACACAAATTGGCATGCTACCGGATCGACCTCGATAACCTTATCGGCGTTTTCAAGCGCAACGACGCTTCGCATTTACGCGACAGGAGCCGCAAACAACACTCCCACGCTTAAAATAGACGACTTGATCATTAGCGGTTCTACGTCCGCCTCCGCCGTTCCTGAGCCGTCCACCTACGCCGCCCTTGCCGGTGCCTGCGCGCTCGGCGGCGTGATGTGGCACCGGCGGCGTCAGCGTGTGCTGGCACTCAAAAACTAA
- a CDS encoding LysM peptidoglycan-binding domain-containing protein → MDTLSRDSSSSSSNIVPMIGAFTGVIGLLLAVVALVQLSTVKKTLAAHGDEIAKIATIENEVRSNASKTEGDMKNLRDGVQNALNQVGTEIGAIRAQLTKMEEAMKKPAPVAGGKGGKAAPTGVKNADGTYTVAKGDGLSAIARKFGTSVDALLAENPGLNPNKMHIGQKIKLPAGK, encoded by the coding sequence ATGGACACTCTTTCCCGCGATAGCAGCTCCAGCTCCAGCAATATCGTGCCGATGATCGGCGCGTTCACCGGCGTCATCGGCCTCCTCTTGGCCGTGGTCGCTTTGGTTCAACTTTCCACGGTCAAAAAGACCTTGGCCGCGCACGGCGATGAAATCGCCAAGATCGCGACGATCGAGAACGAGGTCCGCTCGAACGCCTCCAAGACCGAGGGCGACATGAAGAATCTGCGCGACGGCGTGCAGAACGCCCTCAACCAGGTCGGCACCGAGATCGGCGCCATCCGCGCGCAGCTGACGAAGATGGAAGAGGCGATGAAGAAGCCCGCTCCGGTCGCCGGTGGCAAGGGCGGCAAAGCCGCTCCGACGGGTGTCAAGAACGCCGACGGCACCTACACGGTCGCCAAGGGTGACGGCCTCTCCGCCATCGCGCGCAAGTTCGGCACCAGCGTCGACGCGCTCCTCGCCGAAAATCCCGGCCTGAATCCGAACAAGATGCACATCGGCCAGAAGATCAAGCTGCCGGCCGGCAAGTAA